Proteins found in one Primulina eburnea isolate SZY01 chromosome 16, ASM2296580v1, whole genome shotgun sequence genomic segment:
- the LOC140816440 gene encoding protein DETOXIFICATION 35-like isoform X2 produces the protein METPLLEKASLIEDSGDYAASDGLRTWWRIYCVESAKLWAIGGPIAFQILCQFGTGSVATMFMGHLGDVELSAFTIAVSVIGTFAFGFMLGMGSALETLCGQAFGAGQVHMLGVYMQRSMIILFSFCVALLPVYIFSTPILKLVGQEEEIANVAGDITILIIPQLFSLAVVFPTQKFLQAQSKVIVLAWISVSALILQAFLCWLFVYVLGFGASGAAVAIDLTSWTSAGLQFLYVIGWCKDGWRGFSWDAFKDIWGFLKLSLESAVMLCLEIWYMMSIIILTGNLDNAVTAVGALSICTNIDGWETMVFVGVNAAISVRVSNELGMGHPRAAKYSVYVTIFQSLLIGILCMIVVLATRNYFAIIFTSSEEMIRAVAHLSPLLGITMVLNSLQLVISGVAIGSGWQALAAYINLGCYYVFGLPLGYVLGYVADLGVLGIWGGMIAGAALQTLLLFVVIYKTNWNKEVEQTTERMKKWGGEDIATKEDRSENFENGEV, from the exons ATGGAAACGCCGCTTCTAGAGAAGGCCTCGCTGATTGAAGACAGCGGAGACTACGCAGCGTCGGACGGGTTGAGAACGTGGTGGAGAATCTATTGCGTAGAATCCGCGAAGCTGTGGGCCATTGGCGGGCCGATCGCGTTTCAAATCCTGTGCCAATTCGGGACCGGCTCGGTGGCGACTATGTTCATGGGACATCTGGGAGATGTCGAGCTCTCCGCCTTCACCATTGCTGTGTCAGTCATCGGAACCTTTGCTTTCGGATTCATG CTCGGAATGGGGAGTGCTCTCGAGACACTGTGCGGTCAGGCATTTGGTGCTGGACAAGTTCACATGCTCGGTGTTTACATGCAACGCTCGATGATCATTCTGTTCTCCTTTTGTGTTGCCCTTTTGCCTGTCTACATATTTTCCACCCCAATTCTTAAGCTCGTCGgacaagaagaagaaattgCTAATGTTGCAGGAGATATTACAATTCTAATCATCCCTCAGTTGTTTTCTCTTGCTGTTGTTTTTCCGACCCAAAAATTTCTTCAGGCACAAAGCAAAGTTATTGTCCTTGCTTGGATATCAGTGTCCGCACTGATTTTACAAGCCTTTTTATGCTGGCTTTTCGTTTATGTACTCGGGTTCGGAGCTAGTGGTGCAGCAGTAGCTATTGATCTGACAAGTTGGACTTCAGCAGGCTTACAGTTTCTTTACGTGATCGGTTGGTGTAAGGATGGATGGAGGGGTTTCTCATGGGATGCATTCAAGGATATCTGGGGTTTTTTGAAGCTGTCACTCGAATCCGCTGTTATGCTTTGCCTGGAAATTTGgtatatgatgagtatcattaTTCTCACTGGTAATCTTGACAATGCGGTCACTGCAGTGGGAGCCCTTTCTATCTG CACAAATATTGATGGTTGGGAAACCATGGTTTTTGTAGGAGTTAATGCTGCTATAAG CGTACGGGTTTCGAATGAACTCGGCATGGGACATCCAAGAGCAGCCAAATATTCAGTCTATGTGACGATCTTTCAGTCACTACTGATTGGGATTCTTTGCATGATTGTCGTACTAGCAACTCGAAATTATTTTGCTATCATTTTTACGAGCAGCGAAGAAATGATACGGGCTGTGGCTCATCTTTCACCGCTCCTTGGAATCACAATGGTTCTCAACAGCCTCCAGTTAGTGATATCTG GCGTTGCCATAGGAAGTGGATGGCAAGCCCTCGCGGCGTACATTAACTTGGGTTGCTATTACGTGTTCGGTTTACCTCTAGGATACGTTCTTGGTTATGTTGCTGATCTTGGAGTTCTG GGGATATGGGGAGGCATGATAGCTGGAGCAGCTTTGCAGACATTGCTGCTCTTTGTTGTAATTTATAAAACCAACTGGAACAAAGAG GTCGAGCAAACGACAGAGCGGATGAAAAAATGGGGAGGCGAAGACATTGCAACTAAAGAAGATAGAtccgaaaattttgaaaatggaGAGGTTTAA